A window of Komagataeibacter medellinensis NBRC 3288 contains these coding sequences:
- a CDS encoding Lrp/AsnC family transcriptional regulator: protein MAEQMADLDAIDRRIVAELQLDGRMTNVELARRVGISAPPCLRRMRRLEEDHVIRGYHADTDGARLGWSITLFALIGLDSQKETVLSAFEAQVSAWPEVRECHMIRGEGDFLVRLVARDATHENLLTRQLTEAPHVVRVQTLQTIRTSLNRPGVPV, encoded by the coding sequence ATGGCGGAACAGATGGCTGATCTTGATGCGATTGACCGTCGGATTGTGGCCGAGCTCCAGCTGGACGGACGCATGACGAACGTGGAGCTGGCCCGGCGTGTGGGCATTTCGGCCCCGCCGTGCCTGCGCCGTATGCGCCGGCTGGAGGAAGACCATGTAATCCGCGGCTATCATGCCGATACGGATGGCGCCCGGCTGGGCTGGTCGATCACGCTGTTCGCCCTGATCGGGCTGGACAGCCAGAAGGAGACGGTGCTCTCCGCCTTCGAGGCCCAGGTCTCGGCCTGGCCGGAAGTGCGTGAATGCCACATGATCCGTGGCGAGGGAGATTTTCTGGTTCGGCTGGTGGCGCGTGATGCAACGCATGAGAACCTGCTGACCCGCCAGTTGACAGAAGCTCCGCATGTGGTGCGCGTGCAGACGCTGCAGACCATCCGCACCAGCCTGAACCGCCCTGGCGTGCCTGTGTGA